The following are encoded together in the Notolabrus celidotus isolate fNotCel1 chromosome 9, fNotCel1.pri, whole genome shotgun sequence genome:
- the si:dkey-193c22.1 gene encoding probable isoprenylcysteine alpha-carbonyl methylesterase ICMEL2, protein MSGLKNHVSLPVAVGFMLVGLPYSISLAAQWLYGWPNKPGYKKYMEALKPRRIYCLTRAVLETLKYLQYGRLYFQWRSWYKNDKNRKHYEKGITFGRRSNKLDLYHPPNVGGSKEVPSPLVVFIYGGAWGSGDRSIYCLLARQMAEELDATVICPDYCTYPKANVLGMVQDIADCLVWAQENGAKFNFDKDNVVLIGHSAGAHLCALTILFLIDAREELFMEVSKQRDITLAVRGIIGLSGVYNIMDHYEHEQKRAVEYVSTMHKAMNGVENFPYYSPTYILKELSQDKLSRVPPFALLHGTIDIIVPVESSTKFSDLLTSLSIKVSLYLLPKVDHTEIVTDLMASDRRFYHPIYSCIKQEYRKLSGSC, encoded by the exons AT gTCTGGATTAAAAAATCATGTGTCACTGCCTGTCGCAGTGGGTTTCATGTTAGTGGGCCTCCCATACTCCATCTCCTTGGCTGCTCAGTGGCTTTATGGCTGGCCAAACAAACCCGGATACAAGAAGTACATGGAAGCTCTCAAACCAAG GCGGATATACTGTTTGACCAGAGCGGTGCTGGAAACCTTGAAATATCTGCAGTATGGGAGGCTTTACTTCCAGTGGAGGTCATGGTACAAGAACGACAAAAACCGTAAACATTATGAAAAG GGCATCACGTTTGGCCGTCGAAGCAACAAGCTGGACTTGTACCATCCTCCAAACGTGGGCGGATCTAAAGAAGTGCCGTCCCCGCTGGTGGTTTTCATCTATGGAGGAGCATGGGGCTCTGGAGACCGATCCATTTACTGTTTGCTGGCCAGGCAGATGGCTGAAGAACTTGATGCTACAGTCATTTGTCCTGATTACTGTACCTATCCAAAg GCAAACGTTTTAGGGATGGTGCAGGATATCGCGGACTGCTTGGTTTGGGCCCAAGAGAATGGAGCAAAATTCAACTTTGACAAA GACAATGTAGTGTTAATTGGTCATTCAGCGGGTGCACATTTGTGTGCACTGACCATTCTGTTTCTCATTGATGCAAGAGAAGAGCTTTTCATGGAGGTCAGCAAACAGAGAGACATTACACTGGCAGTAAGAGGCATTATTG GCCTGAGTGGTGTCTACAACATCATGGACCATTATGAGCACGAGCAGAAGCGAGCAGTTGAGTACGTCTCCACCATGCACAAAGCCATGAACGGGGTGGAGAACTTCCCGTACTACTCTCCAACATACATACTGAAGGAACTCAGTCAGGACAAACTGAGCAG AGTCCCTCCATTTGCTTTGCTTCATGGGACCATTGACATTATCGTTCCTGTGGAATCTTCCACAAAGTTCTCCGATCTCCTCACCTCGCTCTCCATAAAGGTATCGCTCTACCTGCTGCCTAAAGTTGACCACACTGAGATCGTCACCGACCTCATGGCCTCAGACAGGCGCTTCTACCATCCCATCTACAGCTGTATCAAACAGGAGTACAGAAAACTCTCAGGGTCCTGCTGA